The Sphingomonas carotinifaciens genomic sequence AGCATCAGGCCTTCAACCTGATCCGTTCGTGCTGAGCGAAGTCGAAGCACAGTCACGTGGGCACAGCCTTCAACGTCGCTCAAGGCCAAGCGGATGTCGGATCAGGTTCCGAGCATGATGCTTCAAGGTGCCGGGATGCCGCCCCTCACGTCAGCGAGGATTTGCGCGGCACCGTCTCGTCCGCCTGCGGCTGTCCGCGGTCCAGCGTGTCGCTTGGCCGCCGTGCGTCACCGTCCTGCTGATGCTCGGTCGACAGGTTGGGCCGCTCCGTCTCGGTCGTCGGCTTGATCGCGTCATCGTCCATGATCGGGCTCCTTCTGGGCCTTCAACCGCCAAGCTGAACGAAGTCTCCACGACTGGCACAGCCTGCGACACTTTTGCGGGAAAGTCGGGACAGGTCTGCGACGAACGGCGCCCATATGGTCATCAGGCCAAGATCACATGGCCGCGTAACCAAGGAGTAGACCCATGAAAGCCATCATCGCCGCCACCCTCGGGTTCGCCGCGCTGCTCCCCGCCGCCGCACAGGCCCAGCGTTGGGAGCCGATCAACGCCCGCCAGGCCAATCTGGAGCGGCGCATCGATCAGGGCATTCGCGCTGGCACGCTGAACCGTCGCGAGGCGGATCGCCTGCGCGTCCAGTTCCGCGATCTCGATCGGCTGGAACAGCGGTATCGCCGCAGCGGCGGTGGTCTGACCCGCGCCGAGCGGACCGATCTCAATCGTCGCTACGACGTGCTGTCGCAGCGGGTCCGCTTCCAGAAGCAGGATCGCCAGCAGCGCCGCTGGTAAAGCGCGGCAGCGGCTGGCCGACATCCCGCCACCGGTCCAGGATTTGCCCGGAGGCGGGCAATCGGTCACCGGCCGGCGGCGGGGCAGGAGCCGCCGCACCGCGTGGCCCGGCGGGTGCCTCCGCTGTCGCGACGGGGGTCGCACCGGGCAGCGGCGGTATCTCGACCGGCACCGCCGGGGCGACATCCGCCCCGCCCGGTGCCGCCCCGCCCGGCGCCGCCCCGCCCGGCATCGGCTCCCCGCCTGCGTAGCGCTGCGTAAAGGCAGCCGCCGTGCCCCAATATCCCTTCCACCGGTGGAAGAAATGCGCGCCCACCACATCCGTCATCACCAGTGACCGTGCCCAGGACGGGCTGACCGCATAGGTGTGGTAATGGGTGGCGAGGCCAACGCCGGCGAACACGCCGCCGGCCAGCGCCCCCGCCGCGGCCCGCGCCGCACGCGCCCAGCCGCTCGCCGACGGTGCCCTGCCCAGCGCCCCGTCGCAGGCGAAGCTGAACTGGCACCCCGCCTGCGCCGATCCCTGATAGACCACGCCGCACACGCTGGCCGGAAAGGCCGGATGCCGCACGCGGTTCAGCACCACCTGCGCCACCGCGCGCTCTCCGGCGTCGCTCTCGCCGCCCGCTTCGTAATAGATCGCCGCGGTCAGGCATTGCAGCGCGCGGGCGCGGTCGACGGCGCTCGCCGCCCCCCAGCGAAATGGCGGGGCGGGCGTCACGCCGGCATCGCCACGGTCGATCACGCCGGCGGGCAGGGGCGGCAGGTCGGCCGTCCCGGTGGCCCGGCCGGGCGCCGGTGGGCTGGGCGCCGCAGCCTCCTCCACGGACCGCTGGACCGCCACCCGGGGCACCGCCGCCGCCGGCGGGCGCAGCGCCAGTCCCAGCGCGACCAGCAGCAGCAGGCCGACCAGCACCAGCCAACCCGCCAGCATGCGGCGCAGGGTGGCCCTGGAGACCGTGTACGGTGTGCTGCGACCCATCGGCGCAGTGCTACCGGTAAAAGGTCACCAATTTACCTCATTTCAGGCTGGCGCTGTCCAGATTGACCGCCGCGGCCGGCA encodes the following:
- a CDS encoding cell wall hydrolase, translating into MGRSTPYTVSRATLRRMLAGWLVLVGLLLLVALGLALRPPAAAVPRVAVQRSVEEAAAPSPPAPGRATGTADLPPLPAGVIDRGDAGVTPAPPFRWGAASAVDRARALQCLTAAIYYEAGGESDAGERAVAQVVLNRVRHPAFPASVCGVVYQGSAQAGCQFSFACDGALGRAPSASGWARAARAAAGALAGGVFAGVGLATHYHTYAVSPSWARSLVMTDVVGAHFFHRWKGYWGTAAAFTQRYAGGEPMPGGAAPGGAAPGGADVAPAVPVEIPPLPGATPVATAEAPAGPRGAAAPAPPPAGDRLPASGQILDRWRDVGQPLPRFTSGAAGDPASGSGPAATARRSDD